Proteins found in one Oncorhynchus keta strain PuntledgeMale-10-30-2019 chromosome 2, Oket_V2, whole genome shotgun sequence genomic segment:
- the LOC118402469 gene encoding putative ankyrin repeat protein RF_0381: MLPMPSVDGDIFDCVQRGNVEHCAHIIQHDRSILKEKGWGGFSPLHFASLHGNRAMVDMLLSNGADPNLTCDAGMTAFHFACRHGNVYVMHQMMQHGADLRMVDHQGKTALHHGVCGGNIVAMQYLWETGLFRWCDGDMYHVTPLHLAADTGNTEVVRYLLRGKRCMVETVDEDGLTAVHVAAERGCVEVCWTLLQRSGFRMLHLKTYSGHTPLDLCRQGKTFRHLQLTKLLTRYMREPPFNKPDESDLLYYWTLFFPCLIGGAILIIATMLGGYGGITCAVLFPWLARSIFSQFHRMTTYQRLANPVYLGTVIAGLFHSLVCFYYRILPPNILYITVIVYYLISCTA, encoded by the exons ATGCTTCCAATGCCTAGTGTCGATGGGGACATTTTTGACTGTGTTCAACGAGGGAACGTTGAACATTGTGCACATATCATTCAACATGATCGATCTATCCTCAAAGAGAAAG GTTGGGGTGGTTTTAGTCCTCTCCACTTTGCGTCCCTCCATGGTAACCGTGCCATGGTTGACATGTTGCTAAGCAATGGAGCTGACCCCAACCTGACCTGTGATGCAGGAATGACAGCCTTCCATTTCGCCTGCAG GCATGGTAATGTATACGTGATGCACCAGATGATGCAGCATGGAGCTGACCTGCGCATGGTAGACCATCAGGGAAAAACCGCCCTACACCATGGAGTATGTGGAGGGAacat TGTAGCGATGCAGTACCTGTGGGAGACAGGACTGTTTAGGTGGTGTGATGGAGACATGTACCATGTTACACCTCTACACCTGGCTGCTGATACTGGCAACACTGAGGTGGTCCGTTACCTGCTCCGAGGAAAG aggtgtATGGTGGAGACTGTGGATGAGGATGGGTTGACAGCGGTCCATGTGGCAGCTGAGAGGGGCTGTGTAGAGGTGTGTTGGACGCTGTTACAGAGATCCGGCTTCAGGATGCTGCACTTGAAGACCTATAGCGGACACACACCTCTGGACCTCTGCAGGCAGGGAAAGACATTCAG ACACTTGCAGCTGACCAAACTACTGACCCGCTACATGAGGGAGCCACCATTCAACAAACCTGATGAGTCCGACC TCCTTTACTACTGGACGTTATTCTTCCCATGTCTGATTGGAGGAGCTATTCTGATTATCGCAACAATGTTGGGGGGCTACGGAGGGATAACGTGCGCCGTCCTCTTCCCCTGGCTGGCCAGGAGTATATTTTCCCAGTTCCACCGCATGACGACCTACCAGAG GTTGGCCAACCCCGTCTACCTAGGGACTGTGATAGCTGGATTGTTCCACTCTCTAGTCTGCTTCTACTATAGAATACTACCGCCTAATATCCTTTATATTACAGTGATAGTATATTACCTAATATCGTGTACTGCCTAA